Proteins found in one Gordonia sp. PDNC005 genomic segment:
- a CDS encoding MoxR family ATPase yields the protein MTADNVTPVFADTADVTARLRETGYLADAATSTTTFLADRLGKPLLVEGPAGVGKTELARAIAQATGADLIRLQCYEGIDEARALYEWNHAKQILAIQAAGSRDWDATKNDIFSEEFLLARPLLTAISRTEPTVLLIDEIDKADVDIEGLLLEVLSDFAITIPEMGTVAAQRRPIVLLTSNANRELSEALKRRCLYLYIDFPDAALEREILSSRVPELPAKVAAELVRVVGVLRGLDIKKKPSVAETIDWGNTLLAMTTGLGERSDGDSIMSAIKGGRLDESLIAKTLGVVLKHRPDVTTAIRELKLG from the coding sequence ATGACCGCCGACAACGTGACGCCGGTGTTCGCCGACACCGCGGACGTCACCGCGCGTCTGCGGGAGACCGGATATCTGGCGGACGCCGCAACGTCCACGACGACCTTCCTCGCCGACCGTCTCGGCAAGCCGCTGCTCGTGGAGGGCCCGGCGGGCGTCGGCAAGACCGAACTGGCACGCGCCATCGCGCAGGCCACCGGCGCGGACCTGATCCGCCTGCAGTGCTACGAGGGCATCGACGAGGCTCGCGCTCTGTACGAGTGGAATCACGCCAAGCAGATCCTGGCGATCCAGGCGGCAGGCAGCAGGGACTGGGACGCCACCAAGAACGACATCTTCTCTGAAGAGTTCCTGCTGGCCAGGCCGCTCCTGACCGCGATCAGCCGGACCGAGCCGACCGTCCTGCTGATCGATGAGATCGACAAGGCCGACGTCGACATCGAGGGCCTGCTGCTTGAGGTCCTCAGCGATTTCGCGATCACGATCCCGGAGATGGGCACAGTCGCCGCGCAGCGTCGACCGATCGTCCTGCTCACGTCGAATGCGAACCGCGAGCTGTCCGAAGCGCTCAAGCGTCGATGCCTGTACCTGTACATCGACTTCCCCGACGCCGCGCTCGAACGTGAGATCCTCTCGTCGCGTGTCCCCGAGCTTCCGGCGAAGGTCGCGGCCGAACTCGTCAGGGTGGTCGGAGTGCTTCGTGGGCTCGACATCAAGAAGAAGCCGTCGGTCGCCGAGACCATCGACTGGGGCAACACACTCCTCGCGATGACAACCGGTCTGGGCGAGCGGAGCGACGGGGATTCGATCATGTCGGCGATCAAGGGAGGGCGACTCGACGAGTCGCTGATCGCGAAGACCC
- a CDS encoding glutamate-5-semialdehyde dehydrogenase, protein MSAPTIEDVTAVVTDLATAAKQASRSLATLTTAQKDAVLLAAADAIDAAADTVLEANASDVARAEAAGTEASLVDRLRLTQERIAGITGGLRQVAALPDPIGQVTAGKTLPNGLELRQVRVPLGVVGFVYEARPNVTVDGFGISFKAGNAVLLRGSSSAADSNAALVAVLREVLTAHKVSPDAVALLPSETRDSVTALIRARGLVDVVIPRGGAGLISAVVRDATVPTIETGTGNCHIYVHADADVDIATRIILNAKTRRPSVCNTVETVLIDAGVADTALTPIVTALQAQGVVIHSDEPGFEAATEDDWHREYLSLDIALKVIDGLDAAIDHIATYGTGHTEAIITSSLSAANEFTARVDAAAVMVNASTAFTDGEQFGFGAEIGISTQKLHARGPMGLTELTSTKWLVWGDGQVRPA, encoded by the coding sequence ATGAGTGCACCCACCATCGAGGACGTCACTGCCGTCGTCACCGACCTCGCGACCGCCGCGAAGCAGGCGTCGCGGAGCCTCGCCACCCTGACCACCGCCCAGAAGGACGCCGTGCTCCTGGCTGCCGCCGATGCGATCGACGCGGCCGCCGACACCGTCCTGGAGGCCAACGCCTCCGACGTCGCGCGCGCCGAAGCCGCAGGCACGGAGGCGTCGCTCGTCGATCGCCTTCGGCTCACGCAGGAACGGATCGCGGGCATCACCGGCGGTCTTCGCCAGGTTGCGGCCCTACCGGACCCGATCGGGCAGGTCACCGCGGGCAAGACTCTTCCGAACGGCCTCGAACTACGACAGGTTCGGGTCCCGCTCGGTGTGGTCGGCTTCGTCTACGAAGCCCGCCCCAATGTGACCGTTGACGGGTTCGGGATCTCGTTCAAAGCGGGCAACGCAGTGCTGCTGCGCGGATCGTCGTCGGCCGCCGACTCGAACGCCGCACTCGTGGCGGTCCTGCGCGAGGTGCTCACCGCACACAAGGTGAGCCCCGACGCCGTTGCGCTGCTGCCCAGTGAGACCAGAGACAGCGTCACCGCGCTGATTCGAGCGCGCGGCCTTGTCGACGTCGTGATTCCCCGCGGCGGTGCGGGCCTGATCTCGGCGGTCGTCCGCGACGCGACCGTGCCGACGATCGAGACCGGGACCGGCAACTGCCACATCTACGTACACGCTGACGCCGACGTCGACATCGCCACCCGCATCATCCTGAACGCGAAGACTCGTCGCCCCAGTGTGTGCAACACCGTGGAGACGGTGCTCATCGACGCGGGAGTCGCCGACACGGCGCTCACTCCGATCGTGACCGCGCTTCAGGCGCAGGGTGTGGTGATCCACAGTGACGAGCCGGGGTTCGAAGCCGCCACGGAGGACGACTGGCACCGCGAATACCTGTCGCTGGACATCGCCCTCAAGGTGATCGACGGTCTCGACGCCGCGATCGATCACATCGCCACCTACGGCACGGGGCACACCGAGGCGATCATCACGAGTTCTCTCTCGGCCGCGAACGAGTTCACCGCGCGGGTCGACGCGGCAGCGGTGATGGTGAACGCGTCCACCGCGTTCACCGATGGCGAGCAGTTCGGCTTCGGCGCCGAGATCGGCATCTCCACGCAGAAGCTGCACGCACGCGGGCCGATGGGGCTCACCGAGCTGACTTCCACCAAGTGGCTGGTGTGGGGCGACGGACAGGTGCGTCCGGCATGA
- a CDS encoding HAMP domain-containing sensor histidine kinase produces MNRAGFGTRLFLASSLVVIGCVATAAVVSVLIAPGLFHEHLRQAGIEEDSGLAAHIEMAFRGTLVPAWGIAALVAVLIALAVSWWLARRVDRSVGALAESAGDIARGRYDTRVDDAGLGREFADLADAVNELARRLGETESTRRRMLADLGHEMRTPIATINSHLEALEDGVRAADADTIRVLRAGSQRLARLAEDINSVSRVQEGLDPIRPERTTTGALVTAAVAAASVAYRDSGVDLRVDWGADSRGRDIGLAVDPARIGQVFGNLLDNARRHTPRGGSVTLRTVRAADGVVVTVSDSGDGIDPEHLPHVFDRFYRADSARSSRDGGSGIGLTIASALVQAHGGTVSAASAGRGTGAVFTVTLPTAGPSEGSANLDA; encoded by the coding sequence GTGAACCGCGCCGGATTCGGTACTCGGCTGTTCCTCGCATCGTCGTTGGTGGTGATCGGATGCGTCGCGACGGCCGCGGTGGTGTCGGTGCTCATCGCGCCGGGGCTGTTCCACGAGCACCTCCGACAGGCGGGAATCGAAGAGGATTCCGGGCTTGCCGCCCACATCGAAATGGCGTTCCGCGGCACACTCGTTCCCGCCTGGGGGATCGCCGCGCTGGTCGCGGTGCTGATCGCTCTCGCGGTGAGCTGGTGGCTAGCCCGTCGGGTGGACCGCTCGGTCGGAGCGCTCGCCGAATCGGCAGGCGACATCGCCCGCGGACGATACGACACCAGGGTCGACGACGCTGGTCTCGGACGCGAGTTCGCCGACCTCGCGGACGCGGTGAACGAACTCGCCCGGCGCCTCGGCGAGACCGAGTCGACCCGCCGTCGGATGCTCGCCGACCTCGGCCACGAGATGCGCACGCCGATCGCGACCATCAACTCCCACCTCGAAGCGCTCGAAGACGGAGTCCGGGCGGCCGACGCCGACACGATCCGGGTGTTGCGGGCCGGATCCCAGCGATTGGCCCGCCTGGCGGAGGACATCAACTCGGTGTCTCGAGTGCAGGAGGGACTCGATCCGATTCGCCCGGAGCGCACGACGACCGGCGCACTCGTCACTGCCGCAGTGGCTGCTGCGTCGGTGGCCTACCGGGACTCGGGCGTCGACCTGCGGGTCGACTGGGGTGCGGACTCAAGGGGTCGGGACATCGGGCTGGCGGTGGATCCGGCGCGCATAGGCCAAGTCTTCGGGAACCTCCTCGACAATGCACGCCGACACACGCCCAGAGGTGGTTCGGTCACTCTCCGCACAGTTCGTGCAGCCGACGGCGTCGTGGTCACCGTCTCCGACAGCGGCGACGGGATCGATCCCGAACACCTCCCACACGTCTTCGATCGCTTCTACCGCGCCGATAGCGCTCGCTCCAGCCGAGACGGAGGGAGTGGAATCGGCCTGACCATCGCCTCCGCGTTGGTTCAGGCGCACGGCGGCACGGTGTCGGCGGCGAGCGCCGGCCGGGGAACGGGAGCTGTGTTCACGGTGACGCTGCCCACGGCGGGACCGTCAGAGGGCAGCGCTAACCTGGACGCATGA
- a CDS encoding response regulator transcription factor, which produces MVVDDEPDLARLVASYLERDGFEVTVVGDGAEAVETARRVDPDVLVLDLGLPGLDGVEVCRRVRGFSDAYVVMLTARTDEIDTLIGLSVGADDYMTKPFSPRELSARVQARIRRPRAGLGGPATRAVPREARVFGDLTIDVAAREVSVADEAVHLTRTEFDVLAVLSADPGVVVTRAALIDAVWRTGWNGADHLVDVHIGHLRRKLGDDASDPRFVITVRGVGYRMGQGDRG; this is translated from the coding sequence ATGGTCGTCGACGACGAGCCGGACCTCGCCCGGCTCGTCGCGTCGTATCTGGAACGGGATGGATTCGAGGTCACCGTGGTCGGCGACGGCGCCGAGGCCGTAGAAACGGCGCGGAGGGTGGACCCCGACGTCCTCGTCCTCGACCTGGGGCTCCCCGGGCTCGACGGAGTGGAGGTGTGTCGGCGGGTGCGCGGGTTCTCCGACGCCTACGTCGTGATGCTCACCGCTCGCACCGACGAGATCGACACCCTCATCGGTCTGTCGGTCGGCGCCGACGACTACATGACAAAACCGTTCAGCCCACGTGAACTGTCCGCACGCGTCCAGGCGCGGATTCGCAGGCCACGGGCCGGGCTCGGCGGCCCGGCGACCCGGGCCGTGCCGCGCGAGGCGAGGGTGTTCGGCGATCTGACGATCGACGTGGCTGCCCGTGAGGTGAGTGTCGCCGACGAGGCGGTGCATCTCACCCGCACCGAGTTCGACGTGCTGGCGGTGTTGTCGGCCGATCCCGGGGTGGTCGTCACCCGCGCCGCATTGATCGACGCGGTCTGGCGGACCGGATGGAATGGCGCCGATCATCTCGTCGACGTCCACATCGGTCACTTGCGGCGCAAGCTGGGCGACGACGCGTCCGACCCGAGGTTCGTGATCACCGTGCGCGGAGTCGGGTACCGGATGGGTCAGGGGGACCGCGGGTGA
- a CDS encoding DUF305 domain-containing protein, producing MNARLIAASVTAVAAVAVLGACSSSDDSTPAHNGHDMSASTSVTSSSNSTNNAADVMFAQMMLPHHEQALEMSDVLLAKAGVPADVRELATTIKAAQGPEITQLNSWLTAWGAPKTADMSGHSMDGMVSPEDITKLKNAPGPEAAKLYLTQMIAHHEGAVAMAKTQIDDGQNPDAVAMARSIVESQNAEIEQMKGMLGN from the coding sequence ATGAACGCCCGCCTGATCGCCGCCTCCGTCACAGCTGTCGCCGCCGTCGCCGTCCTCGGCGCCTGCTCGTCGTCGGACGACTCGACGCCGGCCCACAACGGTCACGACATGTCGGCGTCCACGTCGGTCACCTCGTCATCGAACAGCACCAACAACGCAGCGGACGTCATGTTCGCGCAGATGATGCTTCCGCACCATGAGCAGGCGCTGGAGATGAGCGACGTCCTGCTCGCCAAGGCCGGTGTGCCCGCCGACGTCCGCGAACTCGCGACAACCATCAAGGCCGCACAGGGGCCGGAGATCACTCAGCTGAACTCCTGGCTCACCGCGTGGGGCGCACCGAAGACCGCCGACATGTCGGGACACTCCATGGACGGCATGGTCTCGCCCGAGGACATCACCAAACTCAAGAACGCGCCCGGGCCGGAGGCCGCCAAGCTGTACCTGACGCAGATGATCGCGCACCACGAAGGCGCCGTCGCGATGGCGAAGACGCAGATCGACGACGGGCAGAATCCCGATGCCGTCGCAATGGCTCGCAGCATCGTCGAGTCCCAGAACGCTGAGATCGAACAGATGAAGGGCATGCTCGGGAACTGA
- a CDS encoding MurR/RpiR family transcriptional regulator, giving the protein MSVEAWLRDQTVDVTLGAQADRVIQTLARSPQMASYSSAREVAERAGVNVSTVVRTAQQIGFDGWPDLRTSLRAAYLASSSAGERPAPTTRDAAALMLHQDAANLAAVATPENVAALRSAARAIGSARRTVVIATGSGAGPAQILAYLASFGGHDVQAATGPPTTQAVQIAQLGPGDCVVVINVWRLTRAIRGLTRIAREQGATVVVLTDLHSSPLNADADHTVITPIEGVGASPSLTAMVAVVHAILAELTELADPAHRGVVGAIEQAWNALDLMDDQA; this is encoded by the coding sequence GTGTCGGTCGAGGCGTGGCTCCGTGACCAGACCGTCGACGTCACGCTCGGCGCACAGGCCGACCGGGTGATTCAGACTCTCGCACGGTCACCGCAGATGGCGTCGTATTCGTCGGCTCGCGAGGTCGCTGAACGCGCGGGGGTCAACGTGTCCACCGTGGTGCGCACCGCACAACAGATCGGCTTCGACGGGTGGCCTGATCTGCGGACCTCCCTTCGCGCCGCCTACCTCGCGTCGTCCTCGGCCGGCGAGCGACCGGCGCCGACGACCCGCGATGCGGCTGCGCTGATGCTGCACCAGGACGCGGCGAATCTCGCTGCAGTCGCGACGCCGGAGAACGTCGCGGCCCTGCGGTCGGCGGCCCGGGCGATCGGCAGTGCACGACGGACGGTCGTGATCGCGACCGGCAGCGGCGCGGGGCCGGCTCAGATCCTCGCGTACCTCGCGTCGTTCGGAGGACATGACGTCCAGGCTGCGACCGGCCCGCCGACCACCCAGGCGGTACAGATCGCGCAGCTCGGTCCTGGTGACTGCGTCGTGGTCATCAACGTCTGGCGTCTGACTCGGGCGATCCGCGGGCTGACCCGGATCGCCCGCGAACAGGGCGCCACGGTGGTCGTGCTCACTGATCTGCACTCGTCGCCGCTGAACGCCGACGCGGATCACACCGTGATCACCCCGATCGAGGGAGTCGGCGCATCGCCGTCGCTCACGGCGATGGTCGCCGTGGTTCACGCGATCCTCGCCGAGCTCACCGAATTGGCTGATCCGGCGCACCGGGGAGTGGTGGGCGCCATCGAGCAGGCGTGGAACGCGCTCGACCTCATGGACGATCAGGCCTGA
- a CDS encoding MFS transporter, which produces MHQSHPATAHADPDLLARLDRLKPGRPHRKLMVMGGLGYTFDSFDGALMGYALSALIVIWQIPKGTAGWLLSSIFFGYLVGALIAGVLADKFGRRRLMLTSLLVFCACSLLMGTSSSVWELFVWRVLAGVGIGAETALIAPYVAEFLPAKVRGKFVARTVGFLSLGYILAGVIAPLVISPHPETGWRIAAVICALPVLLLLWWRRDMPESPRYLVAQGRTEEASAVVERFERDCEIDPSTSVTPSQTQSAAASTQADALSSFDRLTLLLRRPMLRVTLVIWTLWFVLTGVNYGFTTWLPTLLVTEKGFTITASFLFALVTAIAQVPGYYIASQLIDRMERKWLIAAYAGGATVSALIIAISTNGPMLLIGASLLAAFVNGAAAVYYTYTSELYPTVVRTTGMGAASAVGRAGAILAPITIGYLGSAGMSFSAIFLFLVGLLAIGIAVVVAFGPKTAGRSLADAA; this is translated from the coding sequence ATGCACCAGTCACACCCCGCGACGGCCCACGCCGACCCCGATCTGCTCGCCCGGCTGGACAGGCTGAAACCGGGACGACCCCACCGCAAACTGATGGTCATGGGTGGCCTCGGCTACACCTTCGACTCGTTCGACGGAGCGCTGATGGGCTACGCACTCTCAGCCTTGATCGTGATCTGGCAGATACCCAAAGGCACCGCGGGATGGCTGCTGTCGTCGATCTTCTTCGGATACCTGGTCGGCGCACTGATCGCCGGCGTGCTCGCCGACAAGTTCGGGCGTCGACGCCTGATGCTCACCTCACTCCTGGTGTTCTGCGCGTGCAGCCTGCTCATGGGCACGTCCAGCTCGGTGTGGGAACTGTTCGTCTGGCGGGTTCTCGCCGGAGTCGGCATCGGCGCCGAGACCGCACTGATCGCGCCGTACGTCGCCGAGTTCCTTCCGGCGAAGGTCCGCGGCAAGTTCGTCGCCCGCACCGTCGGCTTCCTGTCGCTCGGCTACATCCTGGCGGGAGTCATCGCACCACTGGTGATCTCACCGCATCCGGAGACTGGTTGGCGGATCGCCGCCGTCATCTGCGCGCTTCCCGTGCTGTTGCTTCTCTGGTGGCGCCGCGACATGCCCGAATCTCCGCGATACCTCGTCGCGCAGGGGCGGACCGAGGAGGCGTCCGCCGTCGTCGAGCGATTCGAACGCGACTGCGAGATCGACCCGTCCACGTCCGTCACGCCCAGCCAGACGCAGTCGGCCGCCGCGTCGACACAGGCGGACGCACTGTCTTCGTTCGATCGACTCACGCTGCTCCTGAGACGTCCCATGCTGCGGGTGACTCTGGTGATCTGGACGCTGTGGTTCGTGCTGACCGGCGTGAACTACGGATTCACCACGTGGCTGCCCACGCTCCTGGTCACGGAGAAGGGATTCACCATCACCGCGTCGTTCCTGTTCGCCCTCGTCACTGCGATCGCCCAGGTTCCGGGCTACTACATCGCGAGCCAGCTCATCGACCGCATGGAGCGCAAGTGGCTCATCGCCGCCTACGCGGGCGGCGCAACCGTGTCCGCGCTGATCATCGCGATCTCGACCAACGGTCCGATGCTGCTGATCGGAGCGTCGTTGCTGGCCGCGTTCGTGAACGGCGCCGCCGCCGTCTACTACACGTACACCTCCGAGCTGTATCCCACGGTCGTGCGCACGACGGGCATGGGCGCGGCGTCGGCGGTCGGTCGCGCAGGCGCGATTCTCGCGCCGATCACCATCGGATACCTGGGCAGCGCAGGCATGAGCTTCTCAGCGATCTTCCTGTTCCTCGTCGGGCTGCTCGCGATCGGGATCGCCGTCGTCGTGGCTTTCGGCCCGAAGACCGCCGGCCGTTCCCTTGCCGACGCCGCCTGA
- a CDS encoding amidohydrolase family protein: MRTRIINATTLEPLTGEQLGGRWLDIADGRIADVGTGAPAALPDDVRVIDAGGGTVMPGLVDAHVHILLNSIDRNEVGDWTPGYATVRALTEAGAMLRRGFTTVRDVGGADYGMARALDEELFTGPRLIFGGRAISQTGGHGDLRQRGDDSQLCCQSDSGFSRIADGVDAVRTAARDEFRKGAHHLKLMVSGGVASPTDEISAVQYTEDEIRAAVVEAENHNRYVTVHAYHPRAVNQALRAGVRCVEHGNLIDEETIRLMVENDTFLVPTIITYEAMYQAGAASGLNAVSLAKLGQVLDGAVDALDRAHRAGVNIVYGSDLLGGLQVRQLDEFLIRARVQPTIDVIRSATSTAARLLNMEGQIGTLTPGAMADLLVLDGDPVSDITVLTTPTKSLKHVIHRGDVTDVARV, from the coding sequence ATGCGCACTCGCATCATCAACGCCACGACCCTGGAACCGCTCACCGGCGAGCAGCTCGGAGGAAGATGGCTCGACATCGCGGACGGCCGGATCGCCGACGTCGGCACCGGTGCTCCGGCAGCTCTCCCGGACGACGTCCGGGTGATCGACGCCGGCGGGGGCACCGTGATGCCCGGGCTCGTCGATGCACACGTCCACATCCTGCTGAATTCGATCGACCGAAACGAGGTCGGCGATTGGACGCCCGGGTACGCGACGGTCCGCGCACTCACCGAGGCCGGCGCCATGCTCCGACGAGGATTCACGACGGTCAGGGACGTCGGCGGCGCCGACTACGGGATGGCCCGCGCACTCGACGAAGAGCTGTTCACCGGCCCTCGCCTCATCTTCGGCGGTCGTGCGATCTCGCAGACGGGAGGTCACGGCGACTTGAGGCAGAGAGGCGACGACTCACAGCTGTGCTGCCAGTCGGACTCCGGCTTCTCCCGAATCGCAGACGGCGTCGATGCCGTACGCACCGCCGCGCGGGACGAGTTCCGCAAGGGCGCCCATCACCTCAAGCTGATGGTCTCCGGAGGAGTGGCCTCTCCAACCGATGAGATCTCAGCGGTCCAGTACACCGAGGACGAGATCCGCGCCGCCGTGGTCGAAGCCGAGAACCACAACCGCTACGTCACCGTGCACGCGTACCACCCGCGTGCGGTGAATCAGGCCCTCCGCGCGGGCGTCCGCTGCGTGGAGCACGGAAATCTCATCGATGAGGAGACGATCCGGTTGATGGTGGAGAACGACACGTTCCTCGTCCCGACGATCATCACTTACGAGGCGATGTACCAGGCCGGCGCTGCATCTGGACTGAATGCGGTCTCGTTGGCGAAGCTTGGGCAGGTCCTCGACGGTGCCGTCGACGCCCTCGATCGCGCGCACCGCGCAGGCGTGAACATCGTGTACGGAAGCGATCTGCTCGGCGGTCTGCAGGTCCGGCAACTCGACGAGTTCCTGATCCGTGCACGAGTCCAACCCACTATCGACGTCATCCGATCGGCCACGAGTACCGCGGCTCGACTCCTGAACATGGAGGGTCAGATCGGGACTCTCACGCCGGGTGCAATGGCCGACCTCCTGGTGCTCGACGGCGACCCCGTCTCCGACATCACAGTCCTGACCACCCCGACCAAGAGTCTCAAGCACGTCATCCATCGAGGCGACGTCACCGACGTCGCACGAGTCTGA
- a CDS encoding HNH endonuclease family protein, translating into MTAFALTSVSVAVGVGPVQERQPVPAAQVAGARKAFAGLVVIVARPPHDVGYQREAFGTSWTDDSDAPGSQNGCDTRNDILARDVVVSGTATTTSCPTAVAAGVLTSPYTGRPVVFERGRTSSAVQIDHIVPLAYAWDMGAAQWQPERRTAFANDPSNLVAVDGGSNQRKSDAEPGRWMPPLRSFHCQYAVQFVLVLAKYRLPVDAPSRDVLSRALDSC; encoded by the coding sequence TTGACGGCGTTCGCTCTGACGTCGGTGAGTGTGGCGGTGGGAGTCGGTCCTGTTCAGGAGCGGCAGCCGGTGCCCGCGGCTCAGGTCGCGGGTGCCCGGAAGGCATTCGCGGGTCTGGTCGTGATCGTCGCAAGGCCGCCCCACGACGTCGGATACCAGCGGGAGGCGTTCGGCACGTCGTGGACTGACGACTCCGATGCTCCGGGATCTCAGAACGGATGCGACACCCGCAACGACATCCTCGCCCGGGACGTCGTGGTGTCCGGCACGGCCACGACGACCTCCTGCCCGACGGCGGTCGCGGCGGGGGTGCTGACAAGCCCGTACACCGGGCGGCCGGTGGTGTTCGAGCGCGGCAGGACGTCGAGCGCGGTGCAGATCGACCACATCGTCCCGCTGGCGTACGCGTGGGACATGGGCGCGGCGCAGTGGCAGCCGGAACGCCGGACGGCTTTCGCCAACGACCCGTCGAACCTCGTCGCGGTCGACGGCGGCAGCAACCAGCGGAAGTCCGACGCCGAACCGGGCCGCTGGATGCCGCCGCTTCGCTCATTCCACTGCCAGTACGCCGTCCAGTTCGTTCTGGTCCTCGCGAAGTACCGCCTGCCCGTCGACGCACCGTCGCGGGACGTGCTCTCCCGGGCACTCGACTCGTGTTGA